A genome region from Streptomyces sp. NBC_01296 includes the following:
- a CDS encoding CAP domain-containing protein, whose translation MQKHRKKRTHYKKIAIAAVTLGIVGIPTAAMACLNTQEAGSARSAGRHHGMRPSHSAPSPSESIQTQADPVDAPVETAPAVPVEQTEQAPQTTEPTEPSTAPEAPKPAQPAPARPTAPATPQKPSTPTAAPSGPAAEVVALVNKERAKVGCSALTVNAKLTDAALKHSEDMAAHANMSHTGSDGSDPGQRITRVGYTWTTYGENVAYGYNTPEQVMAGWMNSPGHRENILNCAFKEIGVGLAQPNFFWTQDFGTAR comes from the coding sequence ATGCAAAAGCACCGTAAAAAGCGGACGCACTACAAGAAAATAGCCATCGCCGCCGTCACGCTCGGCATCGTGGGCATACCCACGGCCGCCATGGCGTGCCTGAACACCCAGGAGGCGGGCTCGGCGAGGTCCGCCGGCCGGCACCACGGCATGCGCCCCTCCCACAGCGCCCCGTCCCCCAGCGAGTCGATCCAGACCCAGGCGGATCCGGTGGACGCCCCGGTCGAGACGGCACCGGCCGTGCCGGTCGAGCAGACCGAGCAGGCTCCCCAGACGACGGAGCCCACGGAACCGTCGACCGCCCCCGAGGCGCCGAAGCCCGCGCAGCCGGCCCCGGCCCGGCCGACGGCCCCGGCGACTCCGCAGAAGCCGAGCACCCCGACCGCCGCGCCCTCCGGCCCGGCCGCCGAGGTGGTGGCCCTCGTGAACAAGGAACGCGCGAAGGTCGGGTGCTCCGCGCTCACCGTCAATGCGAAGCTGACGGATGCCGCGCTGAAGCACAGCGAGGACATGGCCGCGCACGCCAACATGTCGCACACCGGGTCCGACGGCTCGGACCCGGGCCAGCGCATCACCCGTGTCGGCTACACCTGGACGACCTACGGCGAGAACGTCGCGTACGGCTACAACACACCCGAGCAGGTCATGGCCGGCTGGATGAACAGCCCCGGGCACCGGGAGAACATCCTCAACTGTGCCTTCAAGGAGATCGGCGTCGGCCTCGCGCAGCCGAACTTCTTCTGGACGCAGGACTTCGGCACGGCCCGCTAG
- a CDS encoding APC family permease, with protein MSGSPPPSGGFVRHVGLFQATAINMSQMCGIGPFVTIPLMVAAFGGPQAVVGFIAGAVLALADGLIWAELGASMPGSGGSYVYLRQAFQYRTGRLMPFLFVWTAMLFIPLIMSTGVVGFVQYLGYLVPDLGQTGGDLVGLAVIALVVLLLWRGIEHIAKITAVMWAVMIAAVSLVIVAAATHFSADLAFSYPEGAFSLTDSTFWVGFAGGLTIGIYDYLGYNTTAYMGAEIKDPGRAIPRSVVLSIIGIMAIYLLLQIGSLGVLDWHRMLDPKDIASTSVASAVLEETWGKGAAQVVTVLILVTAFASVFAGLLGGSRVPYDAARDRVFFRPYAKLHAKHRFPVLGLATMGAVTAVGFLIGRHTDLVTLIQLLTTVMVLVQALAQILALSVLRRRQPGLRRPYRMWLYPLPSLIALVGWLVIYGFADRNAPGRHPIEWSLAWLALGGVAFLVWAKTEKVWPFGPRHISEEYLSDAVTEQAEPIGGTTVG; from the coding sequence ATGTCCGGATCGCCACCCCCGAGCGGCGGGTTCGTCCGCCATGTCGGGCTGTTCCAGGCCACCGCCATCAACATGAGCCAGATGTGTGGAATCGGACCGTTCGTCACGATCCCGCTCATGGTCGCGGCCTTCGGCGGCCCGCAGGCCGTCGTCGGCTTCATCGCGGGCGCCGTCCTCGCCCTCGCCGACGGCCTCATCTGGGCCGAGCTCGGGGCGTCGATGCCGGGTTCCGGCGGCAGCTACGTCTACCTGCGCCAGGCATTCCAGTACCGTACGGGGCGGCTCATGCCCTTCCTGTTCGTGTGGACCGCCATGCTCTTCATCCCGCTGATCATGTCCACCGGAGTCGTCGGGTTCGTCCAGTACCTCGGCTACCTGGTCCCGGACCTCGGGCAGACCGGCGGCGACCTCGTCGGGCTCGCCGTGATCGCACTGGTGGTCCTGCTGCTGTGGCGGGGCATCGAGCACATCGCCAAGATCACTGCCGTCATGTGGGCCGTCATGATCGCCGCCGTGAGCCTGGTCATCGTCGCCGCGGCCACGCACTTCAGCGCCGACCTGGCCTTCAGCTACCCGGAGGGGGCCTTCTCCCTCACCGACAGCACGTTCTGGGTCGGTTTCGCCGGCGGCCTGACCATCGGCATCTACGACTACCTCGGCTACAACACCACCGCCTACATGGGCGCGGAGATCAAGGATCCCGGGCGTGCGATCCCGCGCTCCGTCGTCCTCTCCATCATCGGCATCATGGCCATCTACCTGCTGCTCCAGATCGGCTCGCTCGGCGTGCTCGACTGGCACCGGATGCTCGACCCCAAGGACATCGCGTCGACCTCCGTCGCCTCCGCCGTCCTGGAGGAGACGTGGGGCAAGGGCGCCGCCCAGGTCGTGACCGTCCTCATCCTCGTCACCGCCTTCGCCTCCGTGTTCGCCGGACTGCTCGGCGGCTCCCGGGTGCCGTACGACGCCGCCCGCGACCGTGTCTTCTTCCGCCCGTACGCCAAGCTCCACGCGAAGCACCGCTTCCCGGTCCTGGGCCTGGCCACCATGGGCGCCGTCACCGCCGTCGGCTTCCTGATCGGCCGTCACACCGACCTGGTCACCCTCATCCAGCTGCTCACCACGGTGATGGTCCTGGTGCAGGCGCTGGCCCAGATCCTGGCCCTGAGCGTGCTGCGCAGGCGGCAGCCCGGGCTGCGCCGCCCGTACCGGATGTGGCTCTACCCGCTGCCCAGCCTGATCGCCCTGGTCGGCTGGCTGGTCATCTACGGCTTCGCCGACCGGAACGCGCCGGGACGCCACCCCATCGAGTGGTCCCTGGCCTGGCTCGCCCTCGGGGGCGTCGCCTTCCTCGTCTGGGCGAAGACCGAGAAGGTCTGGCCGTTCGGCCCCCGACACATCAGCGAGGAGTACCTGAGCGACGCCGTGACCGAGCAGGCCGAGCCCATCGGGGGCACCACCGTCGGCTGA
- a CDS encoding class II aldolase/adducin family protein translates to MPRQENLELPLPPVFTDLAQEREHRKQRLAGACRIFGRLGFSEGVAGHITVRDPEYPDMFWVNPFGMSFRHVRVSDLILVDHEGQVRHGRRPVNRAGFVIHSAIHAARPDVIAACHAHAVHGKAFSSLGRLLDPITQDACAVYEQHTVHRDGAGAVVVEEEAGRQLAAGLGPHKAVIHQNHGIFTVGESVDEAAWWFISMERSAQAQLLAQAAGTPHLIEPEAARHTRDQTGFPLAGWFSFQPLWDEISRTEPDLFE, encoded by the coding sequence GTGCCCCGGCAGGAGAACCTCGAGCTGCCCCTGCCGCCCGTGTTCACCGACCTGGCGCAGGAGCGCGAGCACCGCAAGCAGCGGCTCGCCGGAGCCTGCCGCATCTTCGGCCGCCTCGGCTTCTCCGAAGGCGTCGCGGGACACATCACCGTGCGGGATCCCGAGTACCCGGACATGTTCTGGGTCAATCCGTTCGGCATGTCCTTCCGGCACGTCCGCGTCAGCGACTTGATCCTCGTCGACCACGAGGGACAGGTCCGCCACGGCAGGCGCCCGGTCAACCGGGCCGGATTCGTGATCCATTCGGCCATCCACGCCGCCCGCCCCGACGTGATCGCCGCCTGTCACGCCCACGCCGTCCACGGGAAGGCGTTCTCCAGCCTGGGGCGCCTGCTGGACCCGATCACCCAGGACGCGTGCGCCGTGTACGAGCAGCACACCGTCCACCGGGACGGCGCCGGCGCCGTGGTGGTCGAGGAGGAGGCCGGCCGGCAGCTCGCCGCGGGGCTGGGGCCGCACAAGGCCGTCATCCACCAGAACCACGGCATCTTCACCGTCGGCGAATCGGTCGACGAGGCGGCCTGGTGGTTCATCTCCATGGAGCGCAGCGCCCAGGCCCAGCTGCTCGCGCAGGCCGCGGGCACCCCGCACCTGATCGAACCCGAGGCCGCCCGGCACACCCGGGACCAGACGGGATTCCCGCTCGCGGGCTGGTTCTCCTTCCAGCCCCTCTGGGACGAGATCTCCCGCACGGAACCCGACCTCTTCGAATAG
- a CDS encoding TetR/AcrR family transcriptional regulator: protein MTLQPEAGPEPAPAEPAPAEPGSAAWWQARYAERDRRRPRQGGLTLDRITAGALELADHEGLEALTMRRLGDHLQVRHTSLYRHVASREELLIETVDHMLGEIRLPSLDGDWRAGLEGGAREFRRVLAAHPAVVPLLTAGQLLGPNALRAREHALGQLLAHGWAPRSAVHVYLTVTHFVIGAAVLDSGGAARTADQRAAMAGLFASLSPRTHPVVHRHAELLNSLDAEAEFTFGLRALLYGVGHLHDEEAHA from the coding sequence ATGACACTCCAGCCCGAAGCCGGGCCCGAGCCCGCCCCCGCCGAGCCCGCCCCCGCCGAGCCCGGCTCCGCCGCCTGGTGGCAGGCGCGGTACGCCGAACGCGACCGGCGCAGGCCCCGCCAGGGCGGGCTCACGCTCGACCGGATCACCGCGGGCGCGCTCGAACTGGCCGACCATGAGGGCCTGGAGGCGCTCACGATGCGCCGGCTCGGCGACCACCTCCAGGTCCGCCACACCTCGCTCTACCGGCACGTCGCGAGCCGCGAGGAACTGCTGATCGAGACGGTCGACCACATGCTGGGGGAGATCCGGCTGCCCTCGCTCGACGGGGACTGGCGGGCCGGACTGGAAGGCGGGGCCCGGGAGTTCCGCCGGGTCCTCGCGGCGCACCCGGCGGTCGTCCCGCTGCTGACCGCCGGTCAGCTGCTCGGCCCCAACGCCCTGCGGGCCCGTGAGCACGCCCTCGGACAGCTCCTCGCCCACGGGTGGGCCCCGCGGTCGGCCGTCCACGTCTACCTCACGGTCACCCACTTCGTGATCGGCGCCGCCGTGCTCGACTCCGGGGGAGCGGCCCGTACCGCCGATCAGCGTGCCGCGATGGCCGGACTGTTCGCCTCCCTCTCCCCGCGCACCCACCCGGTGGTCCACCGCCACGCCGAACTGCTCAACTCGCTCGACGCCGAAGCCGAGTTCACGTTCGGCCTGCGGGCGCTCCTGTACGGGGTGGGCCACCTCCATGACGAGGAGGCCCACGCATGA
- a CDS encoding alpha/beta fold hydrolase, producing MTYGIADDMSDGTTGRITGPRVLPPLRRWTEGGSTVRVDGHSVFVRQDGPAHGSPVTLVHGFPTSSHDWAAVVPALVAAGLRVTTLDLLGFGESDKPRRHRYSVLDQASLVEEVWRRYGIGSTALVAHDYGVSVGQELLARDPARITRMAWLNGGLYPDLHRPVPIQRLLHGPLGPLLAPLTTERRFAASLRAVFGRPVHDEDLHDLWAAASRAGGHRLAPRLLRYIDERRRHAARWTSALEGHPGPALFVWGPADPISGAHALPRIRARMPQARVVELAGPPPVGHYPQLEDPEAVAAALTAFLAP from the coding sequence ATGACCTACGGCATTGCGGACGACATGAGCGACGGCACGACCGGCCGCATCACCGGCCCGCGCGTCCTGCCGCCGCTGCGCCGCTGGACCGAGGGCGGCAGCACCGTACGGGTCGACGGCCACTCGGTCTTCGTACGCCAGGACGGGCCCGCGCACGGCTCGCCCGTCACCCTCGTCCACGGCTTCCCGACCTCCTCCCACGACTGGGCCGCCGTCGTCCCCGCGCTGGTCGCGGCCGGACTCCGGGTCACCACGCTGGACCTGCTCGGCTTCGGGGAGAGCGACAAGCCCCGGCGCCACCGCTACTCGGTGCTCGACCAGGCCTCGCTGGTCGAGGAGGTCTGGCGGCGGTACGGAATCGGCAGTACCGCTCTGGTCGCACACGACTACGGGGTGAGCGTCGGCCAGGAGCTGCTGGCCCGCGACCCGGCCCGGATCACCCGCATGGCCTGGCTCAACGGCGGCCTCTACCCGGATCTGCACCGCCCCGTGCCGATCCAGCGCCTGCTGCACGGCCCGCTGGGTCCGCTGCTGGCGCCCCTCACCACGGAGCGCCGGTTCGCCGCGTCCCTGCGCGCCGTGTTCGGGCGGCCGGTCCACGACGAGGACCTGCACGACCTGTGGGCGGCCGCGTCCCGGGCCGGCGGCCACCGCCTCGCCCCGCGGCTGCTGCGCTACATCGACGAGCGCCGCCGGCATGCCGCGCGCTGGACCTCGGCCCTGGAGGGCCACCCCGGACCCGCGCTGTTCGTGTGGGGACCCGCCGACCCGATCAGCGGGGCCCACGCACTCCCCCGGATCCGGGCCCGCATGCCGCAGGCCCGGGTCGTGGAGCTCGCCGGGCCGCCACCCGTCGGGCACTACCCGCAGCTGGAGGATCCCGAAGCGGTGGCGGCCGCGCTCACGGCGTTCCTGGCGCCCTGA
- a CDS encoding GntR family transcriptional regulator: MSSLASLISIDRSSPVPLYFQVAVRLEELIAGGELPPGSRLENEVALAGDLGLSRPTMRQAIQHLVDKGLLVRKRGVGTQVVHSRVRRQVELTSLHDDLLRADRHPHTEVLSMERVPAADEVAAALRLPPGSEVVALERLRYADGEPLALLRNHVPVELCRFTVADLADRGLYELLRAAGTRLSLADQSITARRASTAEARLLSEVRGAPLLAMRRTAYDSDGRPVEYGDHLYRASLYSFEITLMAR; encoded by the coding sequence ATGTCTTCGCTCGCCTCGCTGATCAGCATCGACCGCTCCAGCCCGGTTCCCCTGTACTTCCAGGTGGCCGTGCGGCTGGAGGAGCTGATCGCCGGCGGCGAGCTGCCCCCGGGATCCCGGCTGGAGAACGAGGTCGCCCTGGCCGGTGACCTGGGCCTGTCCCGTCCCACCATGCGGCAGGCCATCCAGCATCTCGTCGACAAGGGGCTGCTGGTCCGCAAGCGCGGCGTCGGCACGCAGGTCGTGCACAGCAGGGTCCGCCGCCAGGTCGAACTGACCAGCCTCCACGACGACCTGCTCCGCGCCGACCGGCATCCGCACACCGAGGTGCTGTCGATGGAGCGCGTCCCCGCCGCGGACGAGGTGGCGGCGGCGCTGCGCCTGCCGCCGGGCAGCGAGGTCGTCGCGCTCGAGCGGCTGCGCTACGCGGACGGCGAGCCGCTCGCCCTGCTGCGCAACCACGTCCCCGTCGAGCTGTGCCGGTTCACGGTGGCGGACCTGGCGGACCGGGGCCTGTACGAGCTGCTGCGCGCGGCCGGTACCCGGCTGAGCCTGGCCGACCAGTCGATCACCGCGCGGCGGGCGTCCACCGCCGAGGCCCGGCTGCTCTCCGAGGTCCGGGGCGCCCCGCTGCTGGCCATGCGGCGCACGGCGTACGACAGCGACGGCCGCCCCGTGGAGTACGGCGACCACCTCTACCGGGCCTCGCTCTACTCCTTCGAAATCACCCTCATGGCGCGCTGA
- a CDS encoding sugar ABC transporter substrate-binding protein → MNVNHSAPAHRPSASRRRTLPRLLPTAAVAVALAFAAACSGPAAEGGSAKSPAADASGAKPAPGNGSLHIAVISHGGPGDAFWNVVKNGSTDAGKQLGVQVDYNSDPDPSGQAKLIDNAVAQHVGGLVVSMANPDALQSSVKAAVAAGIPVITINSGSAKSREFGAIGHVGQEESVAGEGAGAKLKQSGRHKVLCVIHEAGNIGLNQRCDGARKGFGGDVVNLQVDAANPTDVLSRIRGALQADPAVDGVLTLNAQIAATATEAVKALGSKAQVATFDLNADVIGAVKAGTIAFAVDQQQYEQGYLPVVMLKLQHDNGNTVGGGLPVLTGPAFVDASNVDQVAKYAARGTR, encoded by the coding sequence ATGAACGTGAACCACTCCGCACCCGCACACCGCCCCTCCGCGTCCCGCAGACGCACCCTGCCCCGCCTGCTGCCCACCGCCGCGGTCGCCGTGGCACTCGCCTTCGCCGCCGCCTGCAGCGGCCCCGCCGCCGAGGGCGGTTCGGCCAAGAGTCCGGCCGCCGACGCGTCCGGCGCCAAGCCGGCTCCCGGAAACGGATCCCTGCACATCGCGGTGATCAGCCACGGCGGTCCGGGCGACGCCTTCTGGAACGTGGTGAAGAACGGTTCCACCGACGCGGGCAAGCAGCTCGGCGTACAGGTGGACTACAACTCCGACCCGGACCCGTCCGGCCAGGCCAAACTGATCGACAACGCGGTGGCCCAGCACGTCGGCGGCCTGGTCGTCTCGATGGCCAACCCCGACGCACTGCAGAGCTCGGTCAAGGCCGCCGTCGCAGCCGGCATCCCGGTGATCACCATCAACTCGGGATCCGCCAAGAGCCGGGAGTTCGGTGCCATCGGGCACGTCGGCCAGGAGGAATCGGTCGCCGGCGAGGGCGCGGGCGCCAAGCTCAAGCAGAGCGGGCGGCACAAGGTCCTCTGTGTGATCCACGAGGCCGGGAACATCGGCCTCAACCAGCGCTGCGACGGCGCCCGCAAGGGCTTCGGCGGCGACGTGGTCAACCTCCAGGTCGACGCGGCCAACCCGACCGACGTACTGTCCCGGATCCGCGGCGCCCTCCAGGCCGACCCCGCGGTCGACGGCGTCCTGACCCTCAACGCCCAGATAGCCGCGACGGCCACCGAGGCGGTCAAGGCCCTGGGCTCCAAGGCGCAGGTCGCCACTTTCGACCTCAACGCCGATGTGATCGGCGCCGTCAAGGCCGGCACCATCGCCTTCGCCGTGGACCAGCAGCAGTACGAGCAGGGCTACCTGCCCGTCGTCATGCTGAAGCTCCAGCACGACAACGGCAACACCGTCGGCGGGGGCCTGCCCGTTCTCACCGGCCCCGCCTTCGTCGATGCGTCCAACGTCGACCAGGTGGCGAAGTACGCGGCCCGGGGCACCCGATGA
- a CDS encoding ABC transporter permease, translated as MTATSPAPTTPAAPQQGSAPDERLARRGPLGRLLLRPELGALLGALLVFTFFSAVTGQFLSPLGAATWLDDSATLGIVAVAVALLMIGGEFDLSAGVMTASTALVTALLSVELGWNVWLALLVSLAFALGVGALNGWLVMRTGLPSFIVTLGSFLALQGLNLGVTRAVTGTVQVSGMRSAQGFESAGYVFASTVDIGGTSFQISLVWWVVATALASLVLMRTRGGNWIFAVGGSALSARQVGVPVERTKITLFMTTAAAAWLVGTINILRFTTVQANQGVGLEFQYIIAAVIGGCLMTGGYGSAVGAAIGALIFGMARQGIVFAQWNSDWFMAFLGVMLLSAVLVNNTFRRRAERVRR; from the coding sequence ATGACGGCGACCTCCCCCGCCCCGACCACCCCCGCCGCCCCGCAGCAGGGTTCCGCCCCCGACGAGCGGCTCGCCCGGCGCGGCCCGCTGGGCCGGTTGCTGCTGCGGCCCGAACTCGGCGCCCTCCTCGGCGCGTTGCTCGTCTTCACCTTCTTCTCCGCGGTCACCGGCCAGTTCCTCAGCCCGCTGGGCGCGGCGACCTGGCTCGACGACTCGGCGACGCTCGGCATCGTCGCGGTGGCCGTCGCACTGCTCATGATCGGCGGCGAGTTCGACCTCTCGGCCGGTGTGATGACGGCTTCGACCGCCCTGGTGACCGCGCTGCTCTCCGTCGAGCTCGGCTGGAACGTCTGGCTCGCGCTCCTCGTCTCGCTGGCCTTCGCCCTCGGCGTGGGAGCCCTCAACGGCTGGCTCGTCATGCGCACCGGCCTGCCGAGCTTCATCGTCACCCTCGGCTCGTTCCTGGCCCTCCAGGGCCTCAATCTCGGCGTGACCCGCGCGGTGACGGGGACCGTGCAGGTCAGCGGTATGCGCAGCGCGCAGGGCTTCGAATCGGCAGGCTACGTGTTCGCCTCCACCGTCGACATCGGGGGCACGTCGTTCCAGATCTCGCTGGTGTGGTGGGTCGTGGCGACGGCACTCGCCTCGCTCGTACTGATGCGCACCCGCGGCGGAAACTGGATCTTCGCCGTGGGCGGCTCGGCACTGAGTGCCCGTCAGGTGGGCGTGCCCGTCGAGCGTACGAAGATCACGCTGTTCATGACCACGGCGGCCGCGGCCTGGCTCGTCGGCACCATCAACATCCTGCGGTTCACCACCGTTCAGGCCAACCAGGGCGTCGGGCTGGAGTTCCAGTACATCATCGCCGCGGTCATCGGCGGCTGCCTGATGACCGGCGGGTACGGCTCGGCGGTCGGCGCCGCGATCGGCGCGCTCATCTTCGGCATGGCCCGCCAGGGCATCGTCTTCGCCCAGTGGAACAGCGACTGGTTCATGGCATTCCTCGGCGTGATGCTGCTCTCCGCCGTCCTGGTGAACAACACGTTCCGGCGTCGGGCGGAAAGGGTACGGCGATGA